The following proteins come from a genomic window of Denitromonas sp.:
- the radC gene encoding RadC family protein produces MNLSALSRADLVSELLSPLVCASGATPLHVSDAVAQMGMLGTADTVLAHRLNVARELLLRELREQMRNGPLMTSPQILRDWLRLYCAKLENEVFLVLYLDAQHRLIEAEELFRGTLTQTSVYPREVVKGALARNAAALAVAHNHPSGEAEPSRADEMLTQTLKSALSLVDVRVIDHFVVAGDRVISFAERGLI; encoded by the coding sequence ATGAATCTCTCTGCTTTGTCCCGCGCCGATCTGGTCAGCGAATTGCTCTCGCCCCTGGTATGCGCATCGGGCGCCACCCCCTTGCATGTCAGCGATGCCGTGGCCCAGATGGGCATGCTCGGCACTGCCGACACCGTGTTGGCCCATCGCCTGAACGTCGCCCGAGAACTGCTGCTGCGCGAACTGCGAGAGCAGATGCGCAACGGTCCGCTGATGACTTCGCCGCAGATCCTGCGCGACTGGCTGCGCCTGTACTGCGCGAAGCTGGAAAACGAAGTGTTCCTGGTACTCTACCTGGACGCCCAACATCGCCTGATCGAGGCCGAGGAGTTGTTCCGTGGCACCCTGACCCAGACCAGCGTCTATCCCAGGGAAGTGGTTAAGGGAGCGCTCGCTCGCAATGCCGCCGCCCTGGCCGTCGCCCACAACCACCCCTCGGGGGAAGCCGAGCCGTCGCGGGCCGATGAAATGCTGACACAGACGCTGAAGTCGGCACTGAGCCTGGTGGACGTGCGGGTCATCGACCATTTTGTCGTGGCCGGGGACCGCGTGATCTCGTTCGCGGAACGTGGGTTGATATAG